Proteins found in one Anaeromicrobium sediminis genomic segment:
- a CDS encoding amino acid ABC transporter permease — protein MINLDFQFIIEIFPKLLSSVHITLSLTLISMFIGIFVGTMLGIIRVYKIKALDKLASIYISFFRGTPLIVQLFILYYGMPQIIPKFAEVSAYMAAFIGLSLNSGAYMAEIIRSSINAIDKGQMEAALSVGMTKWQAMRRIIFPQAFRIAVPGLGNTFVSLLKETSLAFVLGVSEVLAKGKMISAATYKFFETYLAVAIIYWIITLTFTYIQSKIEKRLNTAYS, from the coding sequence ATGATTAATTTAGATTTTCAATTTATAATTGAGATTTTTCCAAAGTTATTAAGTTCTGTCCATATAACTCTATCTTTAACTTTAATTTCCATGTTTATTGGTATTTTTGTGGGAACTATGCTGGGAATAATACGAGTATATAAAATTAAGGCTTTAGATAAATTAGCTAGTATATATATATCCTTTTTTAGAGGGACTCCATTAATAGTTCAATTGTTTATACTTTACTATGGTATGCCTCAAATAATACCAAAATTTGCTGAAGTAAGTGCATATATGGCAGCTTTTATAGGTCTTAGTCTGAATAGTGGTGCATATATGGCAGAAATAATAAGAAGTTCTATAAATGCCATAGATAAGGGCCAAATGGAAGCAGCTCTATCTGTTGGCATGACTAAGTGGCAGGCCATGAGACGAATAATATTTCCACAGGCATTTAGAATTGCAGTACCAGGCCTTGGAAATACCTTTGTAAGTTTATTAAAGGAAACTTCCCTAGCTTTTGTGTTGGGAGTTTCAGAAGTGTTGGCAAAGGGAAAAATGATTTCAGCAGCCACATATAAGTTCTTTGAGACTTATTTAGCTGTAGCTATTATTTACTGGATTATTACTTTAACTTTCACTTATATACAAAGTAAAATAGAGAAAAGATTAAATACTGCATATAGTTAG
- a CDS encoding DUF1287 domain-containing protein, translating into MKKNLKVLLLFYLSLLLIFTACAKKIDNTQKISVTKKEVVQSSTPSTTTPINSSSTIAQKILVGARKDASTKPSYKSAYYSGGYPPDNEGVCTDVIWRALKEANINLKDLVDEDIRKNTSAYPRVAGKPDPNIDFRRVPNLISFFKRHGKVLTTDLSSENLNEWKGGDIVVFGKPIDHIAIISDIKNEEDIPLMIHNGGPYTKEEDALLYWHENISPIIYHFRYPKE; encoded by the coding sequence GTGAAAAAAAATTTAAAAGTTTTACTTTTATTCTATCTATCCCTATTATTAATATTTACAGCATGTGCTAAGAAAATAGATAACACACAAAAAATAAGTGTAACAAAGAAAGAAGTGGTGCAAAGTTCAACACCTTCTACTACTACTCCCATTAACTCTAGTTCTACTATTGCACAAAAGATTCTAGTAGGAGCTAGAAAGGATGCTTCTACTAAACCATCTTACAAAAGCGCCTATTACAGTGGAGGCTATCCTCCCGATAATGAAGGAGTCTGTACAGATGTAATATGGAGAGCTTTAAAGGAAGCTAATATTAATCTAAAGGATTTAGTTGATGAGGATATAAGAAAAAATACCTCAGCTTATCCAAGAGTTGCTGGTAAGCCAGACCCTAATATAGATTTTAGGAGAGTACCTAATTTAATATCATTTTTTAAAAGACACGGTAAAGTTTTAACTACTGATCTAAGTTCTGAAAATTTAAATGAATGGAAAGGTGGAGACATAGTAGTATTCGGCAAGCCTATAGATCATATTGCCATCATATCAGACATTAAAAATGAAGAAGATATCCCTTTAATGATCCATAATGGTGGCCCCTATACAAAGGAAGAAGATGCCTTATTGTATTGGCATGAGAATATTTCACCCATAATATATCATTTTAGATATCCTAAAGAATAA
- a CDS encoding carboxymuconolactone decarboxylase family protein, with protein MDRKKLEQEFKEEIGFIPPGVMVSNAFGEDFQRIIASYHHEIWEGGVIPLKYRYLIALATAIFDDNETRSKLEMNKAIKYGATKEEILEVLKQQVWMKGAPTLVQIAPLVKHLENKFK; from the coding sequence ATGGATAGAAAAAAATTAGAGCAAGAATTTAAAGAGGAAATTGGTTTCATACCACCAGGAGTAATGGTATCTAATGCCTTTGGAGAAGATTTTCAAAGGATTATTGCATCATACCATCATGAAATTTGGGAAGGTGGAGTAATTCCCCTAAAATATAGATATTTAATAGCTTTAGCAACAGCCATATTTGATGACAATGAGACTCGTTCAAAACTTGAAATGAATAAGGCTATTAAATATGGTGCTACTAAGGAAGAAATCCTTGAAGTATTAAAACAACAAGTATGGATGAAAGGTGCTCCAACGTTAGTTCAAATAGCACCCCTTGTAAAACATTTAGAAAATAAATTCAAATAA
- a CDS encoding efflux RND transporter permease subunit — MSKGITHAAIKNKKMTILMIVLTLIVGLYSYYVLPRQESPDISAPVARITTVYPGAAPEDVEELVSKVIEDEVANVEGVDYVRSTSKSGLSTVIVYLKDGADPDESWDDLREKIQPVQGKLPSECRPIDINTNLVDTAGIIISMTGEGYSYQELASYADNFKKELSKIDGVKRFEINGELDKEISVEVDIDKLNHYGLSLDDIGNIIQSQNISIPSGDVDNGKSKISVQSNGTYESIDEIRNTILMSSGDGNILRLKDIASVEYEIDDSSPRFKQDGKDAVLLTGYFEETLNVVLVGNEVEDKIEELKGSLPGDIEFNEVIFQPKDVEKSINDFIINLIESIVFVILVVFFGMGGRNAIIVSTAIPLSICMSFVIMYFTGIKLEQMSISALIIALGMLVDNAIVVSDSIQGYIDDGLAKFEACVKGTKDVAMSMLTSTLTTVLAFAPLLFIGSAVGEYIFGVPSVVIIALMNSYVCAMITTPTLAYIFFKKSKKKAQKESKLRNFFDKLLKTAMKRKVAMIICAVIGFVSMGVALKGLEVSMFPKADKDLIYINITSENSSDLSLTEDIADNVVALMAEEPEVIETASGIGDSLPKFYMTVRSSSKSNDLAQVLLKIDLKESTRFKNRSELLVYLQDKLDKNIVGGKTKANLLDAGSGGDSPINIRLYSDSIEDLQIATDMLTEAIAGVEGTMNIDDDFASKEYQFKVNVDMDKASIYGISKYDVQGEVSRALRGKNSSTFRKNGNEYDIIVKSDITTKEDLENLAIKSSITGKKVLLKEVAEVSLEAQYPLIRRYDRERTSTITSDLKNGYTAGNVEKEIKKIVKDLDIPSNVRLDFDGEASSITDSFSDLGILSILSLLLIICVLVFQFNSYMQPIVILSTIPLATIGAVWSLFLTRQPLSFTAMLGLVSLLGIVVNNAIVLIDYINSERESGKSIDEACSSAVDRRFRPIMLSTTTTVIGLVPLVLAGGEMFRPMAIALMGGLSISTILTLVVVPTIYSMVENKMMKRKKKEKVA; from the coding sequence ATGAGTAAAGGAATAACACATGCAGCTATTAAGAATAAGAAGATGACCATATTAATGATAGTTTTAACATTAATAGTAGGTTTATATAGTTATTATGTATTACCAAGACAAGAGTCACCAGATATAAGTGCACCAGTGGCTCGTATTACTACTGTATATCCAGGGGCGGCACCAGAGGATGTTGAGGAACTTGTAAGTAAAGTTATTGAGGATGAGGTGGCCAATGTGGAAGGGGTGGATTATGTTAGATCCACATCTAAAAGTGGCCTATCTACTGTAATAGTTTATTTGAAAGATGGAGCAGACCCAGATGAATCTTGGGATGATTTAAGAGAAAAGATACAACCTGTCCAAGGGAAACTTCCTAGTGAATGTAGACCTATAGATATTAATACTAATCTGGTGGATACGGCAGGAATAATCATTAGTATGACTGGAGAAGGATATTCTTATCAAGAACTGGCAAGCTATGCGGATAACTTTAAAAAAGAATTAAGTAAAATAGATGGTGTAAAAAGATTTGAAATAAATGGAGAGTTAGACAAAGAAATAAGTGTGGAAGTAGATATAGATAAGTTAAACCACTATGGCTTATCACTAGATGATATAGGAAATATTATTCAATCTCAAAATATTAGTATACCATCAGGTGATGTGGATAATGGCAAAAGTAAAATAAGTGTACAATCAAATGGTACTTATGAATCTATCGATGAAATTAGAAATACCATATTAATGAGCTCAGGTGATGGGAATATATTGAGACTAAAGGATATAGCTTCTGTTGAATATGAGATAGATGATTCATCACCAAGGTTTAAGCAAGATGGAAAAGATGCCGTACTTTTAACTGGATATTTTGAAGAAACTTTAAATGTGGTATTAGTAGGAAATGAAGTCGAAGATAAGATAGAAGAATTAAAGGGGTCTTTACCAGGTGATATAGAATTTAATGAAGTAATATTCCAACCAAAGGATGTGGAGAAGTCCATAAATGACTTTATTATAAACTTAATTGAATCTATAGTATTTGTTATATTAGTAGTTTTCTTTGGCATGGGAGGTAGAAATGCCATAATAGTATCTACTGCCATTCCATTGTCCATATGTATGTCCTTTGTAATTATGTATTTTACTGGAATAAAGCTAGAGCAAATGTCCATATCGGCTTTAATAATAGCCTTAGGTATGCTTGTGGATAATGCCATAGTAGTAAGTGATTCTATACAAGGATATATAGATGATGGATTAGCTAAATTTGAAGCTTGTGTAAAGGGAACTAAGGATGTGGCCATGTCCATGCTTACGTCTACCCTTACAACTGTATTAGCCTTTGCGCCATTGTTATTTATAGGATCAGCTGTAGGTGAATATATATTTGGGGTTCCGTCAGTAGTTATAATAGCCCTTATGAACTCTTATGTTTGTGCTATGATTACTACACCAACCCTGGCCTATATATTCTTTAAAAAGAGTAAGAAGAAAGCCCAAAAGGAATCAAAGCTTCGTAACTTCTTTGACAAACTTTTAAAGACAGCAATGAAGAGAAAAGTGGCCATGATAATATGTGCAGTAATAGGTTTTGTAAGCATGGGCGTTGCACTTAAAGGATTAGAAGTAAGCATGTTCCCTAAGGCAGATAAAGACCTAATATATATAAACATAACATCAGAGAATTCATCAGATTTAAGCCTAACTGAAGATATAGCAGATAATGTGGTAGCCTTAATGGCAGAAGAACCAGAAGTTATAGAGACAGCATCGGGCATAGGAGACTCATTGCCTAAATTTTATATGACAGTTAGGAGTTCTTCTAAATCAAATGACTTAGCCCAGGTACTCTTAAAAATAGATTTAAAGGAAAGTACACGATTTAAAAATAGAAGTGAGTTACTTGTATACTTACAGGATAAATTAGATAAAAACATAGTAGGAGGAAAGACAAAGGCTAATTTACTTGATGCAGGTAGTGGTGGAGACAGTCCTATAAATATAAGACTTTACTCCGATAGCATTGAAGATTTACAAATTGCTACAGATATGCTAACAGAGGCAATAGCAGGAGTGGAAGGTACTATGAATATAGATGATGACTTTGCATCAAAAGAGTATCAATTTAAAGTTAATGTGGATATGGATAAAGCAAGTATTTACGGAATATCAAAGTATGATGTTCAGGGAGAAGTGAGTAGAGCATTAAGAGGTAAAAATTCATCTACCTTTAGAAAGAATGGAAATGAATACGATATAATTGTAAAAAGTGATATAACTACAAAGGAAGACTTAGAGAATTTAGCAATAAAATCTTCTATAACGGGAAAAAAGGTACTATTAAAGGAAGTAGCAGAAGTAAGCTTAGAAGCTCAATATCCTCTTATAAGAAGATACGACAGGGAAAGAACTTCCACAATTACTTCAGATTTAAAAAATGGATATACAGCAGGTAATGTGGAGAAGGAGATAAAAAAAATTGTTAAAGATTTAGACATACCAAGTAATGTAAGGCTAGATTTCGATGGAGAGGCAAGTAGTATTACTGACAGTTTCTCAGATCTAGGAATACTGTCAATACTATCTCTACTATTAATAATATGTGTATTAGTGTTCCAATTTAATTCATATATGCAACCAATAGTAATACTATCCACAATACCCCTTGCTACTATTGGAGCTGTATGGAGTTTATTCTTAACAAGGCAACCATTATCCTTTACAGCAATGCTAGGACTAGTAAGTTTACTAGGGATAGTTGTAAATAATGCCATTGTATTAATAGATTACATTAACAGTGAAAGGGAGTCTGGAAAATCTATCGATGAAGCTTGTAGCAGTGCAGTAGATAGACGATTTAGACCAATCATGTTAAGTACAACTACTACCGTTATAGGTCTAGTACCATTAGTGTTAGCTGGAGGAGAAATGTTTAGACCAATGGCTATTGCCTTAATGGGAGGACTAAGTATTTCTACCATATTAACCTTAGTTGTAGTACCTACAATTTATTCCATGGTTGAAAATAAAATGATGAAAAGAAAGAAAAAAGAAAAGGTAGCTTAA
- a CDS encoding efflux RND transporter periplasmic adaptor subunit produces the protein MKRILTLLMAGMIMLTFTGCDKATAEEEVQSFKTVEVQELKQEVMPVQIKYTGTVKADVQKSIAFKSGGKISNVHVSKGDHIKPGQTLVSLDKTDLSLQANGSKSKLDAAANDVKKTKDSYEYQNDYFTKVEKLYEQKAISMDDYNKARLSRDSAEASYNQAVNQYNAMKQDYENKLELLSDATIKSDVEGYVLDVPYEKGEMVGAGTPVVTIRNDKNIVRTGITQEDLGNVKVGDTVTIKLKDETTEGVVKNIGQVPDPATRTYDVDIAIHKDYPLESIVNITFDIGEENGMWIPIEAILSSNIDYVYVVEEDKVIRKTVEIEEVRGTLVKVKGLKANDKLIIRGMKSVRDGDLVKIKEQ, from the coding sequence ATGAAGAGAATATTAACCCTTTTAATGGCGGGAATGATCATGTTAACTTTTACTGGTTGTGATAAGGCTACGGCAGAGGAGGAGGTCCAATCCTTTAAGACTGTTGAAGTACAGGAGTTAAAGCAAGAGGTAATGCCCGTGCAAATAAAGTATACAGGAACGGTTAAGGCAGATGTGCAAAAGTCAATAGCATTTAAATCAGGTGGAAAGATATCTAATGTACACGTAAGTAAAGGTGATCATATTAAGCCAGGCCAGACATTAGTTAGTTTAGACAAAACAGATTTGTCACTACAAGCTAATGGATCAAAATCCAAACTAGATGCAGCAGCAAATGATGTGAAAAAAACAAAGGATTCTTATGAATATCAAAACGATTATTTTACCAAAGTAGAAAAGCTATATGAGCAAAAGGCCATATCTATGGATGATTATAATAAGGCCAGATTAAGTAGAGATAGTGCAGAAGCTAGTTATAACCAAGCTGTTAATCAGTATAATGCAATGAAACAAGATTATGAAAATAAATTAGAGCTATTAAGTGATGCCACTATCAAATCTGATGTGGAAGGATATGTGTTAGATGTTCCCTATGAAAAGGGTGAAATGGTAGGAGCAGGAACGCCTGTTGTAACCATAAGAAATGATAAAAACATAGTTAGAACTGGTATAACCCAAGAGGATTTAGGAAATGTGAAAGTTGGAGATACGGTTACTATTAAATTAAAAGATGAAACTACAGAGGGTGTTGTTAAAAACATAGGTCAAGTTCCAGACCCTGCAACTAGAACTTATGATGTGGATATAGCAATACATAAAGACTATCCATTAGAATCTATAGTAAATATTACTTTTGATATAGGCGAAGAAAATGGAATGTGGATACCAATAGAAGCCATACTATCTTCAAATATTGATTATGTTTATGTAGTAGAAGAAGATAAAGTAATTAGAAAAACAGTGGAAATAGAAGAAGTTAGAGGAACTCTAGTAAAGGTAAAGGGCTTAAAGGCTAATGACAAATTAATAATAAGAGGAATGAAAAGTGTACGTGATGGAGATTTAGTAAAAATCAAAGAGCAATAA
- a CDS encoding LysO family transporter, which produces MSRLLLYLAILIIGAFFGSKGLTKEKVLSKLELFQNVCLLFLLFIMGIRIGIDKNVLGSFFKLGYQAVVLSFFSILFSVLAVKSIKKFIEKDNKKENMSIKKGA; this is translated from the coding sequence ATGAGTAGATTATTATTGTATTTGGCTATTTTAATTATTGGGGCATTCTTTGGTTCTAAGGGATTGACTAAAGAAAAAGTTTTAAGTAAGTTGGAATTATTTCAAAATGTTTGTCTTTTATTCCTACTTTTTATTATGGGAATACGAATAGGAATTGATAAAAATGTATTAGGTTCCTTTTTCAAATTAGGTTATCAAGCTGTGGTTCTCTCTTTCTTTTCTATTTTGTTTAGTGTACTTGCAGTAAAATCCATTAAGAAATTTATAGAGAAGGACAATAAAAAGGAGAACATGAGCATAAAAAAGGGGGCATAA
- a CDS encoding MarR family winged helix-turn-helix transcriptional regulator, with protein sequence MFGGKIENHLISFFRKAKNIMNREAHQYGIQASEVRILDILYKEGTLSQDAFTSRLFADRTTISRRIKKLELLGYVKKEKNSKDNRTYELYLTEEGKYVARKVLYIRENITQIVKNSISEEEFMLLAKILEKADNGLDEQQYLKCKLERENE encoded by the coding sequence ATGTTTGGCGGAAAAATAGAAAATCATCTTATAAGCTTTTTTAGAAAAGCAAAGAACATTATGAATAGGGAAGCACACCAATACGGAATTCAAGCATCAGAAGTTAGAATATTAGATATTTTGTATAAGGAAGGAACATTATCACAAGATGCTTTTACATCTAGATTATTTGCAGATAGGACTACTATAAGTAGACGTATTAAAAAACTTGAACTATTGGGGTATGTGAAAAAGGAAAAGAATTCTAAAGATAATAGAACTTATGAATTATATTTAACAGAAGAAGGGAAATATGTTGCTAGGAAAGTTTTATATATAAGAGAGAATATAACCCAAATAGTGAAAAATAGCATAAGTGAAGAAGAATTTATGTTATTGGCGAAGATATTAGAAAAAGCAGATAATGGATTAGACGAGCAACAGTATTTAAAATGTAAATTAGAAAGAGAAAATGAATAA
- a CDS encoding amino acid ABC transporter substrate-binding protein has product MLFKNKKIIGLLSLILMIGLLAACGLKEPEVKTSASKKEGKPSIVVGTSGGYHPFTYLNNEGELDGFEIDVWKEIGKKMDIEVEFKTAEFSGLFGMLDSGKIDTIANQITITEERKNKYEFASPYVYSGAQLIVKEGNEEIKSLEDLMGKKVGVSLGSNYESLIREYDKSNEINIITYEDFIGSLQDVAIGRIDAVMNDKLAAAINIKKSGLKLQLGGDSVSTLENSFPFVNNAKNKAIIEKINKALEEMAKDNTLNEISQKWFGVDVTSK; this is encoded by the coding sequence ATGCTTTTTAAAAACAAAAAAATAATAGGACTTTTAAGCTTAATTTTAATGATAGGATTACTAGCTGCATGTGGATTAAAGGAACCAGAAGTAAAGACTAGTGCTAGTAAAAAAGAAGGAAAACCTAGCATAGTAGTAGGGACATCAGGTGGTTATCATCCATTTACTTATTTAAACAATGAAGGTGAATTAGATGGATTTGAAATAGATGTATGGAAAGAAATTGGAAAAAAAATGGATATAGAGGTAGAATTTAAAACAGCCGAATTCAGTGGATTATTTGGAATGTTAGATTCAGGAAAAATAGATACTATAGCAAATCAGATAACTATAACAGAAGAAAGAAAAAATAAATATGAATTCGCATCACCATATGTTTATTCAGGTGCCCAATTAATAGTAAAAGAAGGTAATGAAGAAATAAAATCTCTAGAAGACTTAATGGGTAAAAAAGTTGGTGTAAGTTTAGGTTCAAACTATGAATCTTTAATTAGAGAATATGATAAAAGCAATGAAATTAATATAATAACATATGAAGACTTTATAGGTTCATTACAGGATGTGGCAATTGGAAGAATTGATGCAGTTATGAACGATAAATTAGCTGCAGCCATAAATATTAAAAAATCAGGACTAAAATTACAATTGGGAGGAGACTCTGTGTCAACGCTAGAAAATTCATTCCCATTTGTTAACAATGCTAAAAATAAGGCTATTATAGAGAAAATAAATAAGGCTTTAGAAGAAATGGCAAAGGACAATACTTTAAATGAGATATCTCAAAAATGGTTTGGGGTAGATGTAACAAGCAAGTAG
- a CDS encoding lysine exporter LysO family protein, whose protein sequence is MTFKIILSVVVGIGSGYFFFNESILPYTSTIVDIGLCLLLLFVGIDIGRNKSAFNKIKNMGFKILLVPIMVMLGTLVGSCIGGFFLGLPVNESSAIGAGFGWYTLSSILLVDYSSELSALAFISNVVREIFALILIPIVAKYMGDLESIAPAGATAMDTSLPIISSSTNSKTSIIAFITGVIVSSSVPVLVPMLINM, encoded by the coding sequence ATGACTTTTAAAATAATCCTTTCCGTAGTAGTAGGAATTGGTAGTGGCTATTTCTTTTTTAACGAATCCATACTACCTTATACTTCTACCATAGTAGATATCGGTTTATGTCTATTATTACTCTTTGTAGGAATAGATATAGGTCGAAATAAAAGTGCCTTTAATAAAATTAAAAATATGGGATTTAAAATATTGTTAGTACCTATTATGGTAATGTTAGGCACTTTAGTAGGAAGTTGTATTGGTGGTTTTTTCTTAGGACTTCCTGTAAACGAATCTAGTGCCATAGGTGCGGGATTTGGATGGTACACCCTATCATCCATATTATTGGTAGATTATTCATCAGAATTAAGTGCATTGGCATTTATATCTAATGTGGTAAGGGAAATATTCGCCCTTATTTTAATCCCTATAGTAGCAAAATATATGGGAGATTTAGAATCTATAGCTCCAGCTGGAGCCACGGCTATGGACACATCCTTACCTATAATATCTAGTTCTACTAACTCAAAAACTTCCATAATAGCCTTTATAACAGGAGTAATAGTATCATCTAGCGTTCCTGTATTGGTTCCTATGCTTATCAATATGTAG
- a CDS encoding formate/nitrite transporter family protein — protein sequence MNGKNFNTPMEIAEHTVGVGVKKVNKSWIKQLFVGLVAGAFIAFAAEGSNMAAFNLFGNPDAYGLGKALAGAIFATGLMMVVIAGGDLFTGNNLIILSVLEKKTTISQMLRNWFFVYIGNFIGSVLIAYMIVESGQLHSGANGLAAVTMKIASYKVSLSFMQAFYLGVMCNWIVCLAVWMAYGAKDVAGKILAMFFPIWLFVTSGFEHSVANMYYVPVGILAKANAEYVEASHLSAEKLANLNWGSFITNNLIPVTLGNIVGGVVFVGGIYWFLYLKKDK from the coding sequence GTGAACGGTAAAAATTTCAATACTCCTATGGAAATTGCTGAACATACAGTAGGAGTAGGAGTAAAGAAGGTTAACAAGTCATGGATCAAACAGTTATTTGTAGGTTTAGTAGCAGGAGCATTTATAGCATTTGCAGCAGAAGGATCTAACATGGCAGCATTTAATTTATTTGGAAACCCTGATGCTTATGGACTAGGAAAGGCTTTAGCTGGAGCTATATTTGCCACAGGTCTTATGATGGTAGTAATAGCAGGTGGTGATTTATTTACAGGGAATAATTTAATAATATTAAGCGTACTTGAGAAGAAAACTACTATAAGTCAAATGTTGAGAAACTGGTTCTTTGTTTACATAGGAAACTTTATAGGGTCTGTGTTGATAGCATATATGATTGTAGAATCAGGTCAATTACATAGTGGGGCTAATGGATTAGCTGCAGTTACTATGAAGATTGCATCTTATAAAGTGTCATTATCTTTTATGCAGGCATTTTACTTAGGCGTTATGTGTAACTGGATAGTTTGTCTAGCTGTTTGGATGGCTTATGGAGCTAAAGATGTAGCAGGTAAGATACTGGCTATGTTCTTCCCAATATGGCTATTTGTAACTTCTGGATTTGAACATAGTGTAGCAAATATGTACTATGTACCTGTTGGTATTTTAGCAAAGGCTAATGCAGAATATGTTGAGGCTTCCCATTTGTCAGCTGAAAAATTAGCTAACTTAAATTGGGGAAGCTTTATAACTAATAACTTAATTCCTGTAACATTAGGGAATATAGTTGGAGGAGTAGTATTCGTAGGTGGAATTTACTGGTTCTTATATTTAAAAAAAGATAAATAA
- a CDS encoding glycoside hydrolase family 10 protein, producing the protein MKKNIIKKLLLSAILSFSLGMSSTVSYGLENIPDVYPKRELRSAWIATVYNIDWPSQKRLSVDVQKKEFIHMIKNLKDMGINAIVVQIRPTSDSFYPSEYVPWSEFLTGTQGVDPGYDPLEFMVEEAHKNNMEFHAWFNPYRISTKNNLDLLSLDHPARKNPDWVISYGNKLYYDPGNVQAREFIVNGVLEVVKNYDIDAVQFDDYFYPYKVAGQDFPDDKSYNLYGKGMYLSKDTWRRNNVNTFVKEIYDGIKSEKNWVKFGVSPFGIWRNASIDPTGSNTNGGHASYDSLYADTRYWINTHTIDYIAPQIYWNFGFTPAPYETLVNWWSNEVNTKDVHLYIGQAAYKVNKWKNSEEMANQSLYNLKFPQVKGSMFFSAKQLINNPKGISDTYKNHVYKYPALIPTMPWLDNVAPLVPNSLYISRENLGVCMYWESQDYDDVSYYAIYRVEGDSLTNLDIQNPKNLIGTVRKDPNSNFQFFIDKTAQNKDYTYVITALDRLHNESNISNVLTVDKVEGGILTLE; encoded by the coding sequence ATGAAAAAAAATATTATAAAAAAACTACTTCTATCTGCTATATTATCTTTTTCTTTAGGGATGAGTTCAACAGTATCCTATGGATTAGAAAATATACCAGATGTATATCCAAAGCGTGAACTTCGTTCTGCTTGGATAGCTACTGTATATAATATAGACTGGCCGTCTCAAAAACGTCTTAGTGTTGATGTACAAAAAAAAGAATTTATTCATATGATCAAAAATTTAAAGGATATGGGTATTAATGCTATAGTAGTACAAATTAGGCCTACTTCTGATTCCTTTTATCCATCTGAGTATGTTCCTTGGTCTGAATTTTTAACGGGAACTCAAGGAGTTGATCCTGGATATGACCCACTTGAGTTTATGGTTGAAGAAGCTCATAAAAATAATATGGAGTTTCATGCTTGGTTTAACCCTTATAGAATAAGTACAAAAAACAATTTAGATTTACTTTCACTAGATCATCCAGCAAGGAAAAATCCCGATTGGGTAATTTCTTATGGAAATAAGCTATATTACGATCCTGGTAATGTTCAGGCCCGTGAGTTTATAGTAAATGGTGTTTTAGAAGTAGTTAAGAATTATGATATTGATGCAGTTCAATTTGATGACTATTTTTACCCCTACAAGGTGGCTGGTCAAGATTTTCCAGATGACAAATCTTATAATTTATATGGGAAAGGTATGTATTTAAGCAAGGATACATGGAGACGCAACAATGTTAATACCTTTGTAAAGGAAATTTATGATGGAATAAAATCAGAAAAGAACTGGGTTAAATTTGGAGTTAGTCCCTTTGGTATTTGGAGGAATGCATCTATAGACCCAACAGGTTCAAATACTAATGGTGGACACGCTAGTTACGATAGTTTATATGCTGATACTAGATATTGGATAAATACCCATACTATAGACTATATAGCACCTCAAATATATTGGAATTTTGGTTTCACTCCTGCTCCTTATGAAACCTTAGTAAATTGGTGGTCTAATGAAGTTAATACCAAAGATGTGCACTTATACATAGGTCAAGCCGCTTATAAAGTAAATAAATGGAAAAACTCAGAAGAAATGGCAAATCAATCACTATATAACTTGAAATTTCCACAAGTAAAGGGAAGTATGTTCTTTAGTGCAAAACAACTTATAAACAATCCAAAGGGTATTAGTGATACATATAAAAATCATGTATATAAATATCCTGCATTAATTCCTACTATGCCTTGGTTAGATAATGTGGCACCACTAGTTCCTAATTCCTTGTATATTTCTAGGGAAAATCTAGGGGTATGCATGTATTGGGAATCTCAAGATTATGATGATGTTTCCTATTACGCCATATATAGAGTTGAAGGAGATTCCTTAACTAATTTAGATATCCAAAATCCAAAAAATTTAATAGGAACTGTAAGAAAAGATCCTAATTCTAATTTTCAGTTTTTCATTGATAAAACAGCACAAAATAAAGATTACACTTATGTAATTACTGCATTAGACAGACTTCACAATGAAAGTAATATCAGTAATGTACTTACTGTAGATAAGGTTGAGGGTGGAATTTTAACATTAGAATAA